One Nitrospirota bacterium genomic region harbors:
- a CDS encoding nucleoside-diphosphate sugar epimerase/dehydratase, whose protein sequence is MTVQDFGKIIKAFLLRKSKLRRTVFFILGDGLLLSIALYLAFYLRFDGNIEPQYINKFLNYLLVFLSVKYIIFAMFRLYHMSWSYVGFYELFDILKANTVSLFFLLGIIFMLWSHSLFKGFPRSIPLIDYGIALMFIAMFRSSKRFYGQIRSGINQTDTKRTLIIGAGNAGEQIVRDMRRQKDSPYVPIGFIDDDVMKQGVYIQGVKVQGNRENIARIVEKLKVDLVLLAIPSASSRDIRSILSHVRESSVKEIKTIPGFNELVSWNISLSDIKEVRVEDIIGREQVSIDKKFVNSFIQGKTVLVTGAGGSIGSELVRQILAFEPKKIIALDIDETEMHHIELELSQHSRFEIVSVVADVRDRHKIETVFNEFLPDVVFHAAAYKHVPMMEKYPEEAVRVNIFGTKTMAETAIACETKKFVLVSTDKAVKPTNIMGATKQVAEKIVRELNSLGKTRFISVRFGNVVGSRGSVIPTFEEQIRRGGPVTVTHQEMKRYFMSVPEACILILQAAAIGKGGEVFHLDMGEQIKIVDIAKELIRLNGLEPDIDIPIVFTGIRPGEKLYEELLTDTEGIEPTVHPKIFIVKDMSNNDEHILKKVMLFENVIQRKQWAWIRNLLKDFVPTYNPSYNHASILDVPERSYKIVRENMQAKTH, encoded by the coding sequence ATGACAGTACAGGACTTTGGGAAAATTATCAAAGCATTTCTTCTAAGGAAGTCAAAGCTCAGGCGGACTGTCTTTTTTATATTGGGTGATGGGCTTTTGCTGTCAATAGCATTATATCTTGCCTTTTATCTGAGATTTGACGGAAATATAGAACCTCAATACATAAACAAATTTTTAAATTATTTGCTGGTATTCCTTTCGGTAAAATACATTATCTTTGCTATGTTCCGCCTTTACCACATGAGCTGGTCCTACGTTGGTTTTTATGAATTATTTGATATTTTAAAAGCTAATACAGTCAGTCTCTTTTTCCTCCTTGGGATTATCTTTATGCTTTGGTCACATAGTCTGTTTAAAGGGTTTCCACGCTCTATTCCTCTCATTGATTATGGTATTGCTCTCATGTTTATAGCTATGTTCAGGTCGTCAAAGAGGTTTTACGGACAAATCCGAAGCGGGATAAACCAGACAGATACAAAACGGACTCTCATCATCGGTGCAGGCAATGCAGGGGAGCAAATAGTTCGTGACATGCGAAGGCAGAAAGACAGTCCTTATGTGCCTATTGGTTTCATTGACGATGATGTTATGAAACAAGGTGTTTATATTCAAGGAGTTAAAGTCCAGGGGAATAGAGAAAATATTGCACGCATAGTGGAAAAATTAAAGGTGGATCTCGTTCTCCTTGCTATCCCTTCGGCTTCGTCTCGTGATATCCGTAGTATCCTTTCTCATGTCAGGGAATCTTCGGTAAAAGAGATTAAAACTATCCCGGGATTCAATGAACTGGTGAGTTGGAATATCTCTCTGTCTGATATCAAAGAAGTTCGGGTTGAAGATATCATAGGAAGGGAACAGGTATCCATTGATAAAAAATTTGTAAACAGTTTTATCCAGGGGAAAACTGTATTAGTTACCGGCGCTGGAGGATCAATCGGCTCAGAATTGGTGCGACAGATATTGGCATTTGAACCGAAAAAGATTATTGCCCTTGATATTGATGAGACCGAGATGCATCATATTGAATTGGAACTAAGCCAGCATAGCCGCTTTGAAATAGTGTCTGTGGTTGCTGATGTCCGGGACAGACATAAGATAGAGACTGTTTTTAATGAATTTCTTCCAGATGTGGTATTCCATGCAGCAGCATACAAACATGTCCCCATGATGGAAAAATATCCTGAGGAGGCTGTTAGGGTCAATATTTTCGGCACAAAGACTATGGCAGAAACAGCCATTGCCTGTGAAACTAAGAAGTTTGTACTGGTTTCAACAGACAAGGCTGTCAAACCAACAAACATCATGGGTGCCACAAAGCAAGTTGCAGAAAAAATCGTAAGAGAGCTTAATTCTCTTGGAAAAACCAGATTTATCTCTGTTCGGTTTGGGAATGTTGTAGGTAGTCGTGGAAGCGTAATTCCGACATTTGAGGAGCAAATCCGAAGGGGTGGTCCGGTGACCGTGACTCACCAAGAGATGAAACGTTATTTTATGAGTGTTCCTGAGGCGTGTATTCTAATACTTCAGGCTGCAGCCATTGGGAAAGGAGGAGAGGTATTTCACCTGGATATGGGGGAGCAGATAAAGATTGTGGACATTGCCAAAGAATTAATTCGCCTTAATGGCCTTGAGCCTGACATTGACATTCCAATTGTCTTTACAGGTATCAGGCCCGGGGAAAAACTTTATGAAGAACTTCTTACTGATACAGAAGGCATTGAGCCGACAGTTCATCCGAAAATTTTTATAGTAAAAGATATGTCCAACAATGACGAACATATCCTGAAAAAGGTTATGTTGTTTGAAAATGTCATTCAGAGAAAACAGTGGGCATGGATAAGAAACCTCTTGAAGGACTTTGTTCCAACATACAACCCATCCTATAATCATGCCAGTATATTGGATGTGCCTGAGCGAAGTTACAAAATCGTAAGAGAGAATATGCAAGCTAAAACTCATTGA
- a CDS encoding class I SAM-dependent methyltransferase, with protein sequence MQNKQVIFDYSTVTETPDTRASQEQITRLYTRYRFASEFCDNKDVLEVACGSGIGLGYLAKVAKWVVGGDIDENNLKLALEHYNGHNNIEIKLLDAHNLSFKDKSFDVVILYEAIYYLHEPEKFVAEARRVLRDNGVLIICTVNKDWAGFNPSPYSHKYFSTLELYEILNENGFINIEMYGDCPVKTNSIKDKSILAIKKTAVTLHLIPQTMKGKELLKRIFFGKLIPLPSEIEDGVAEYIPPVRISHNFPVNDFKVLYALAFKGKR encoded by the coding sequence ATGCAAAATAAACAGGTTATATTCGATTATTCAACGGTTACAGAAACCCCAGATACCAGAGCATCGCAAGAACAAATCACAAGATTATATACCCGATATCGTTTTGCCTCTGAGTTCTGTGACAACAAGGATGTTCTTGAGGTAGCATGCGGCTCAGGTATAGGGCTTGGGTATCTGGCTAAGGTTGCAAAGTGGGTGGTAGGTGGAGATATAGATGAGAATAATCTAAAGCTCGCACTTGAACATTACAATGGCCATAATAATATCGAAATCAAATTGTTAGATGCACATAATTTGTCATTCAAAGATAAAAGTTTTGATGTAGTAATTTTATACGAGGCTATTTATTATCTTCATGAGCCAGAGAAGTTTGTTGCTGAGGCTCGTAGAGTATTAAGAGATAATGGAGTACTTATTATTTGCACTGTGAATAAAGACTGGGCAGGATTTAACCCGAGCCCTTACAGTCATAAATATTTTTCTACTCTGGAGTTATATGAAATTCTTAATGAGAATGGTTTTATAAATATTGAGATGTATGGTGACTGCCCCGTAAAAACTAATTCCATAAAAGATAAATCTATATTAGCCATCAAAAAAACAGCAGTCACCCTTCATCTCATACCTCAAACAATGAAGGGTAAGGAACTTTTAAAAAGAATCTTTTTCGGCAAGCTAATACCACTGCCTTCTGAAATTGAAGATGGAGTAGCTGAATATATACCACCAGTGCGTATCTCTCATAATTTTCCTGTTAATGACTTTAAAGTCTTGTACGCTTTAGCATTTAAAGGTAAAAGATGA